Proteins encoded in a region of the Streptomyces violaceoruber genome:
- a CDS encoding FAD-dependent monooxygenase, giving the protein MTTAMRDVPRSGNRNERQGAAIVVGASLAGLMTALALSHAGVDVTMLERSAAAPRARKGAALGGVSEGLLSRITRSRHSRAGSTPLSSVAPGVQSWMAVHARLREAVGADPYIELRPHTLVRSVDQDADSAWVITSDQQTFRGDVVIGADGHRSVVRASVAPDKPDATFAGYLIWLGLTNESSLASSRRLPRDVDILSGDEDYLLGYPLPGPDGSVTPGSRQVGWAWYDANHNDLLRETGSVVGNVVHRSLTSADIPEATFRELADKAKNLWPSPWREAILDCIERRAVIGTPIAEYVPDKLVNGRLALVGDAAHVPTPMTGSGFSASLHDAESIAAAVSEAMGATPMAQALRGYERERLHSVRSMVQSGQQFSRSFASAAA; this is encoded by the coding sequence ATGACCACAGCTATGCGCGACGTGCCCCGTTCCGGGAACCGGAACGAGCGCCAGGGCGCCGCCATCGTCGTCGGTGCATCTCTCGCGGGCCTGATGACCGCATTGGCCCTGTCGCACGCCGGAGTCGACGTGACGATGCTGGAGCGATCGGCGGCCGCCCCTCGGGCTCGGAAGGGGGCTGCTCTCGGCGGGGTGAGTGAGGGCCTCCTCAGCAGAATCACGCGATCCCGTCACTCCCGGGCCGGTTCGACGCCACTGAGTTCAGTGGCCCCCGGTGTGCAGAGCTGGATGGCGGTCCACGCCCGGCTCCGGGAGGCCGTCGGCGCCGACCCCTATATCGAGCTGCGCCCCCACACGCTCGTACGGAGCGTCGACCAGGACGCGGATTCCGCGTGGGTGATCACCTCGGACCAGCAGACATTCCGAGGCGATGTCGTGATCGGGGCGGACGGCCACCGCAGTGTGGTGCGCGCCAGTGTCGCACCCGACAAGCCCGACGCGACGTTCGCCGGCTATCTGATCTGGCTCGGCCTCACCAACGAGTCCTCGCTCGCGTCCTCACGCCGCCTGCCACGGGACGTCGACATCCTCAGCGGCGATGAGGACTATCTCCTCGGCTACCCACTGCCCGGCCCCGACGGTTCCGTCACCCCAGGCTCCCGCCAAGTCGGCTGGGCCTGGTACGACGCGAACCACAACGATCTCCTACGCGAGACGGGCAGTGTTGTCGGCAACGTCGTGCACCGGTCGCTCACCTCCGCCGACATACCGGAGGCCACCTTCCGCGAGCTCGCGGACAAAGCCAAGAACCTGTGGCCCTCGCCCTGGCGCGAGGCCATCCTCGATTGCATCGAGCGCCGTGCCGTCATCGGCACCCCCATCGCCGAATACGTCCCCGACAAACTCGTCAACGGACGTCTTGCCCTCGTGGGAGATGCCGCGCATGTGCCGACCCCGATGACCGGCTCGGGCTTCAGCGCATCGCTCCACGACGCCGAGTCCATCGCCGCAGCCGTAAGCGAAGCCATGGGTGCAACACCCATGGCGCAGGCACTGCGCGGCTACGAGAGGGAACGCCTCCACAGCGTTCGCAGCATGGTCCAGTCAGGACAGCAGTTCAGCCGCTCCTTCGCCAGTGCGGCTGCCTGA
- a CDS encoding helix-turn-helix transcriptional regulator, with the protein MDNQAEVRAFLRSRRDKITPEEVGLPSYGNRRVSGLRRSEVAMLAGVSVEYYTRLERGNLGGVSEGVLDALAQALRLDDTERRHLDDLARAANTPPARAKRQPVRAGVRPSVARIVEGMPGLPAFVQNNRFDILVCNPLGRALYSEMYADPACGANTARFVFLSPAARRFYTDWERIARGAVGALRIEAGKNPYDRELSNLIGELSTRSDAFRVLWGAHDVHVFREGRKRFNHPLVGDLELDHESMDLPGDSGLIIAAYSAAPGTAAEDALKLLASWSAPSEAPLDTEANSES; encoded by the coding sequence ATGGACAATCAGGCTGAAGTGCGTGCTTTCCTCAGGTCTCGCCGTGACAAGATCACACCCGAGGAGGTCGGCCTGCCTTCGTACGGAAATCGCCGGGTGAGTGGTTTGCGGCGGAGTGAGGTCGCGATGTTGGCCGGGGTGAGTGTGGAGTACTACACCCGGCTGGAGCGCGGGAATCTCGGCGGGGTGTCCGAGGGGGTGCTGGACGCGCTTGCGCAGGCTCTGCGGCTCGACGACACCGAGCGCCGTCACCTGGACGATCTGGCCCGGGCTGCGAACACGCCGCCGGCGCGGGCCAAGCGTCAGCCGGTCCGGGCGGGTGTGCGACCGAGCGTGGCGCGGATCGTGGAGGGGATGCCGGGGCTGCCGGCGTTCGTGCAGAACAACCGGTTCGACATCCTGGTCTGCAATCCGCTCGGGCGGGCTTTGTACTCGGAGATGTACGCCGACCCGGCGTGCGGTGCGAATACGGCTCGGTTCGTGTTCCTCAGCCCGGCCGCGAGGCGGTTCTACACCGACTGGGAGCGCATCGCCCGGGGCGCGGTCGGTGCGCTGCGGATAGAGGCGGGTAAGAACCCCTATGACCGGGAGCTGTCGAACCTGATCGGTGAGCTGTCGACCCGCAGCGACGCCTTCCGGGTGCTGTGGGGTGCCCATGACGTGCATGTCTTCCGCGAGGGCAGGAAGCGGTTCAACCATCCTCTCGTCGGAGATCTGGAGCTGGACCATGAGTCGATGGATCTGCCGGGCGATAGCGGGCTCATCATCGCCGCGTACAGCGCTGCCCCGGGAACGGCTGCCGAGGACGCACTGAAGCTGCTCGCCAGTTGGTCCGCGCCGTCCGAGGCACCGCTAGACACCGAGGCGAACTCCGAAAGCTGA
- a CDS encoding MFS transporter: protein MSPLRPESASSKLPFVVPLLALGTFLMSTTEFIIAGILPDMASDLGVSVSQAGLLITAFAIGMIVGGPTISLATLRLPRRSTLVLALGTFAAGHMIAALSSSFTVVLAARVLTALATGAFLSVASVVATSAAGPAAASRAMGVMMSGMGLAIVAGVPLGSFVGQSIGWRGTFWALTVLAAIVAVVIVRFIPVEEHREAPSVRSQLGVLRHGRMWLVLAATALVSGGFLAAYSYISPLLTERTGLSEGVVPLVLVGFGIGALLGTNLGGRFGDRRPLTTFLTIAAGSGLVMLLLIPLSTSVPATVVLVVLLGLTGMAVTSIATPLAVRFGHSAPGLAAALTVSGFNVGIAVGTWLAGSALDSSLGVRGPETVGLIMAALGMIPLLVLAALRATRTNTTEADVPDALAEEPSQDEAVDRVLA from the coding sequence ATGTCCCCTCTGCGACCAGAATCCGCATCCTCCAAGCTGCCCTTCGTCGTCCCGCTGCTGGCCCTGGGCACATTCCTGATGAGCACGACGGAGTTCATCATCGCGGGCATCCTGCCTGACATGGCCTCCGACCTGGGCGTCAGCGTTTCCCAGGCTGGTTTGCTCATCACGGCCTTCGCCATCGGCATGATCGTCGGCGGGCCCACGATCTCGCTCGCCACGCTGCGTCTGCCCCGCAGGTCGACTCTGGTCCTGGCGCTGGGCACGTTCGCCGCCGGCCACATGATCGCGGCGCTCAGCTCGTCGTTCACCGTCGTGCTCGCGGCCCGAGTCCTGACCGCGCTGGCCACTGGCGCGTTCTTGTCGGTCGCCTCCGTCGTCGCCACCTCCGCCGCGGGACCGGCCGCCGCGTCCCGCGCCATGGGCGTGATGATGAGCGGCATGGGCCTGGCCATCGTGGCCGGTGTCCCGCTGGGCTCGTTCGTCGGCCAATCGATCGGCTGGCGCGGCACCTTCTGGGCGCTTACCGTCCTGGCCGCGATCGTCGCCGTGGTGATCGTCCGGTTCATCCCCGTCGAGGAACACCGCGAAGCACCCTCCGTAAGGTCCCAGCTCGGTGTACTGCGGCACGGGCGGATGTGGCTCGTGCTGGCCGCGACCGCGCTCGTCTCCGGCGGATTCCTGGCCGCCTACAGCTATATCTCGCCGCTGCTCACGGAGCGGACCGGACTGTCCGAGGGTGTCGTACCGCTGGTCCTGGTCGGCTTCGGTATCGGCGCGCTGCTGGGCACGAACCTGGGGGGACGCTTCGGTGACCGCAGGCCGCTGACCACGTTCCTGACCATTGCCGCCGGCTCCGGGCTCGTCATGCTCCTGCTGATCCCGTTGTCCACGAGCGTTCCCGCGACCGTCGTTCTGGTGGTGCTGCTGGGCCTGACCGGCATGGCGGTCACGTCGATCGCGACGCCGCTGGCCGTGCGGTTCGGGCACTCCGCCCCCGGTCTCGCCGCCGCGCTGACCGTGTCGGGATTCAACGTTGGCATCGCCGTCGGCACCTGGCTCGCGGGCAGTGCCTTGGACTCTTCACTCGGTGTGAGGGGCCCGGAGACCGTCGGCCTGATCATGGCCGCCCTCGGCATGATTCCGCTGCTGGTCCTGGCCGCCCTGCGCGCCACCCGCACGAACACCACTGAAGCGGACGTTCCCGATGCGCTGGCCGAGGAGCCTTCGCAGGATGAGGCCGTCGACCGGGTCCTGGCCTGA
- a CDS encoding carboxymuconolactone decarboxylase family protein, whose amino-acid sequence MAEEQTAVQKMLGDFAPELVRLTDDVLFGEVWAGEGLSQRDRSLITVSVLVALYRADQLAFHLPKALENGVTKNELVEAITHIAFYAGWPNAMSAISQLKNIVESEPDSR is encoded by the coding sequence ATGGCTGAGGAACAGACCGCCGTCCAGAAGATGCTCGGTGACTTCGCGCCCGAGCTGGTGCGGCTGACCGACGACGTCCTGTTCGGTGAGGTGTGGGCAGGCGAGGGCCTGTCCCAGCGGGACCGCAGCCTGATCACCGTCTCCGTCCTGGTCGCGCTCTACCGAGCCGACCAGCTCGCCTTCCACCTGCCCAAGGCCCTGGAGAACGGGGTCACCAAGAACGAGCTGGTCGAGGCGATCACCCACATCGCTTTCTACGCCGGATGGCCCAACGCCATGTCTGCGATCTCCCAGCTGAAGAACATCGTCGAGTCGGAGCCCGACTCCCGCTGA
- a CDS encoding SMP-30/gluconolactonase/LRE family protein has translation MKRPIKLAAISATAAVIVSAPYASAATGHADARPAVTHVKTVAAFDFATGDVPENITVAPDKSLTVSMVGTPAGERPALVRIAPSGHRTVLVTGQKGDGITGNTRGHDGTVYYNVWSSDDSRNGVWKLPPGGTPHRIAALPVGGVPNGLAIDPAGRTLYVADSQKGTVWAVPVSGGPATAWLVDPALAIEASAPVPYGANGLRFHNGAVWVSNLSKGTLLRIPVTATGTPGRIHTVASGLTGIDDFNFLSDHSNVVFAALNAQNKVAVVYPNGTTRTVLTASDGLASPTATAVRGKRLYITDGGLNEPHDAQVQSGKIDLGALLSH, from the coding sequence ATGAAGAGGCCGATCAAGCTCGCGGCGATCTCCGCGACGGCAGCCGTCATCGTCTCGGCACCGTACGCGTCCGCCGCGACCGGACACGCGGACGCGCGGCCCGCCGTCACCCACGTGAAGACCGTGGCCGCCTTCGACTTCGCCACCGGCGACGTGCCCGAGAACATCACCGTCGCCCCGGACAAGTCACTGACCGTCTCGATGGTGGGCACGCCCGCGGGTGAACGGCCGGCACTGGTGCGGATCGCACCGTCCGGGCACCGCACGGTGCTGGTCACCGGGCAGAAGGGCGACGGAATTACCGGCAACACTCGCGGCCACGACGGCACCGTCTACTACAACGTGTGGTCCTCCGACGACTCCCGGAACGGGGTGTGGAAGCTGCCGCCCGGCGGCACCCCCCACCGCATCGCGGCCCTGCCCGTCGGCGGAGTCCCCAACGGTCTGGCCATCGATCCGGCCGGGCGCACCTTGTACGTCGCCGACAGCCAGAAGGGCACCGTCTGGGCCGTACCGGTCTCCGGCGGTCCCGCGACCGCCTGGCTGGTCGACCCCGCCCTCGCGATCGAGGCGTCCGCACCCGTGCCGTACGGCGCGAACGGACTCCGCTTCCACAACGGCGCCGTATGGGTTTCGAACCTCAGCAAGGGCACCCTGCTGCGGATCCCCGTCACCGCCACCGGAACTCCGGGCCGGATCCACACGGTCGCCAGCGGCCTCACTGGCATCGATGACTTCAACTTCCTCAGCGACCACTCCAACGTCGTGTTCGCCGCGCTGAACGCACAGAACAAGGTCGCGGTCGTCTACCCGAACGGCACCACCAGGACCGTGCTGACCGCCTCGGACGGCCTCGCCTCGCCCACCGCCACCGCGGTGCGCGGCAAGCGGCTGTACATCACCGACGGCGGACTCAACGAGCCCCACGACGCGCAAGTGCAGAGCGGGAAGATCGACCTCGGCGCGCTGCTCTCACACTGA
- a CDS encoding SDR family oxidoreductase, translating into MEQHVLQGRVALVTGGTTGLGFGAAKRLIEEGAFVYITGRRRDVLDAAAERLGPSARGIQADVSSKSDMLGVAETIKAGHGHLDIVFANAGGGHATPLAELTEEQIDSELGINVKGVILTVQSMLDVLGDGASIILNASITADMGLPGFAAYASSKAAVRSLARSWTTDLKDRRIRVNSVSPGVVPTEGYGHEQKLSDADIAAYVERVAKEIPAGRVGTAEDIGNAVVFLASDASSYINGIDLIVDGGMTRVYAGQN; encoded by the coding sequence ATGGAACAGCACGTACTCCAGGGCCGTGTCGCTCTGGTCACCGGCGGCACGACCGGACTCGGTTTCGGCGCCGCCAAGCGCCTCATAGAAGAGGGCGCATTCGTCTACATCACCGGCCGCCGTCGAGACGTCCTCGACGCCGCCGCCGAACGGCTCGGTCCATCCGCCCGGGGCATCCAGGCCGACGTATCGAGCAAGAGCGACATGCTCGGTGTGGCCGAGACCATCAAGGCGGGCCACGGCCATCTCGACATCGTCTTCGCCAACGCGGGCGGCGGGCACGCGACACCGCTGGCCGAGCTCACCGAAGAGCAGATCGACAGCGAACTGGGCATCAACGTCAAGGGCGTCATCCTGACGGTGCAGAGCATGCTGGACGTCCTCGGCGACGGCGCGTCCATCATCCTCAACGCATCGATCACCGCAGACATGGGCCTGCCCGGCTTCGCCGCCTACGCCTCGTCGAAGGCAGCGGTGCGATCTCTCGCCCGCAGCTGGACGACCGACCTCAAGGACCGACGGATCCGGGTCAACTCCGTCAGCCCCGGCGTCGTGCCCACCGAGGGCTACGGACATGAGCAGAAGCTCAGCGACGCCGACATCGCTGCCTACGTCGAGCGGGTCGCCAAGGAGATCCCGGCCGGCCGCGTCGGAACGGCGGAGGACATCGGCAACGCCGTCGTCTTCCTGGCCTCCGACGCCAGCAGCTACATCAACGGCATCGACCTCATCGTCGACGGCGGCATGACCCGCGTCTACGCCGGCCAGAACTGA
- a CDS encoding aldo/keto reductase encodes MTATNPLITLNNGVQIPALGLGVYQSAPEETTDAVLTALHNGYRLIDTAAAYFNEREVGEAIARSDVDRSEIFVTTKVWISDYGYDSALRAFDVSLRKLGIEQLDLWLLHQPLPSDFEKTIAAYKAAEKLLAEGRVRAIGVSNQTPKQLDELISRTGIVPAVNQIQVHPYYTQPEWRAANESHGILTQSWSPIGGSYVYRGADTNPLEDPVITALADKYAKTPAQVVLRWHLDHGFCAIPKSVKAHRIAENFDVFDFALTPDEVAAIDALDTGVRGGPDPDSLDLENAGFPIPD; translated from the coding sequence ATGACCGCAACGAACCCACTCATCACCCTGAACAACGGCGTCCAGATCCCCGCCCTGGGACTCGGCGTGTACCAGAGCGCCCCCGAGGAGACCACCGACGCGGTCCTGACCGCGCTGCACAACGGCTACCGGCTGATCGACACCGCCGCCGCCTACTTCAACGAGCGGGAGGTCGGCGAGGCGATCGCCCGCTCCGACGTGGACCGCTCCGAGATCTTCGTGACGACCAAGGTATGGATCAGCGACTACGGCTACGACTCCGCGCTGCGAGCCTTCGACGTGAGTCTGCGCAAACTGGGCATCGAGCAGCTCGACCTGTGGCTGCTGCACCAGCCGCTGCCGTCCGACTTCGAGAAGACGATCGCGGCGTACAAGGCGGCGGAGAAGCTGCTTGCCGAGGGGCGCGTCCGTGCGATCGGCGTGTCGAACCAGACGCCCAAGCAGCTCGACGAACTCATCTCCCGCACCGGCATCGTCCCGGCCGTCAACCAGATTCAGGTGCATCCCTACTACACGCAGCCCGAGTGGCGGGCGGCGAACGAAAGCCACGGCATTCTGACCCAGTCGTGGTCGCCCATCGGCGGCTCCTACGTCTACCGGGGCGCCGACACCAACCCGCTCGAAGACCCCGTCATCACCGCCCTGGCCGACAAGTACGCGAAGACACCCGCGCAGGTCGTACTGCGCTGGCACCTCGACCACGGCTTCTGCGCGATCCCCAAGTCCGTCAAAGCCCATCGCATCGCCGAGAACTTCGACGTCTTCGACTTCGCCCTGACCCCCGACGAGGTGGCCGCGATCGACGCCCTCGACACCGGCGTACGCGGCGGACCCGACCCGGACTCGCTCGACCTGGAGAACGCCGGCTTCCCGATCCCCGACTAG
- a CDS encoding aldo/keto reductase has product MNKRELGTSGLEVSSIGLGCMGMTFGYGAAADTGEAIKLIRAAAERGVTLFDSAEAYGEANEKLVGEALAPVRDQVVIATKFGFKDGNSAAGLDSRPERIRLVAEQSLQRMQTDRIDLFYQHRVDPAVPIEEVAGTVRELIQEGKVKHFGLSEAGADIIRRAHAVQPVTAVQSEYSMWWREPEQVILPTLEELGIGFVPFSPLGKGFLTGAIKEDTKFAENDIRNILPRFEDEARQANLALIALIGDIAEAKQATQAQVAIAWLLAQKPWITPIPGTTKLHRLEENIGADNVELTTQDLQRIESALSEVQIKGDRYTAQQQSTINR; this is encoded by the coding sequence ATGAACAAGCGTGAACTGGGAACCAGCGGCCTGGAAGTGTCCTCGATCGGACTCGGCTGCATGGGCATGACCTTCGGCTACGGGGCCGCCGCCGACACCGGTGAAGCGATCAAGCTGATCCGCGCGGCTGCCGAGCGCGGTGTGACCCTGTTCGACAGCGCCGAAGCCTACGGCGAAGCGAACGAGAAGCTGGTGGGCGAGGCTCTGGCCCCCGTGCGGGACCAGGTCGTCATCGCCACGAAGTTCGGCTTCAAGGACGGCAACTCCGCAGCCGGCCTGGACAGTCGCCCGGAGCGGATCCGCCTGGTTGCCGAGCAGTCCTTGCAGCGGATGCAGACTGACCGGATCGACCTGTTCTACCAGCACCGGGTGGACCCCGCCGTCCCCATCGAGGAGGTCGCGGGCACCGTCCGCGAGCTCATCCAAGAGGGCAAGGTCAAGCACTTCGGCCTGTCGGAGGCTGGCGCAGACATCATCCGCCGGGCCCACGCGGTGCAGCCGGTCACGGCCGTGCAGAGCGAGTACTCGATGTGGTGGCGCGAGCCCGAGCAGGTCATCCTGCCGACCCTCGAAGAGCTCGGCATCGGCTTTGTGCCGTTCAGTCCGCTCGGCAAGGGCTTCCTGACCGGCGCCATCAAGGAAGACACGAAGTTCGCGGAGAACGACATCCGCAACATCCTGCCGCGTTTCGAGGACGAAGCCCGCCAGGCCAACCTCGCGCTGATCGCGCTGATCGGCGACATCGCCGAGGCCAAGCAGGCCACCCAGGCACAGGTCGCCATCGCCTGGCTCCTCGCGCAGAAGCCGTGGATCACCCCGATCCCGGGCACCACGAAGCTGCACCGGCTGGAGGAGAACATCGGCGCCGACAACGTCGAGCTGACCACTCAGGACCTGCAGCGCATCGAATCTGCCCTGTCCGAGGTGCAGATCAAGGGTGACCGGTACACCGCACAGCAGCAGAGCACCATCAACCGGTAG
- a CDS encoding putative quinol monooxygenase: MSAKTQERHIICEVRAKAPNREQVKELLLELVGPARAEAGCLYYDLYEQADTPGTFFIIDGWTSTEAIAEHADHPNVTRVVDQLTPLLEVPLKVTTSTRVSDPQ, translated from the coding sequence ATGAGTGCCAAAACCCAAGAACGCCACATCATCTGTGAGGTACGGGCGAAGGCTCCGAACCGCGAACAGGTCAAGGAACTCCTGCTGGAGCTCGTCGGCCCAGCGCGCGCGGAAGCCGGCTGCCTCTACTACGACCTGTACGAGCAAGCCGATACGCCCGGCACCTTCTTCATCATCGACGGCTGGACCTCGACGGAAGCGATCGCCGAGCACGCCGACCACCCGAACGTCACCCGTGTCGTCGACCAGCTGACCCCTCTGCTCGAGGTCCCCCTCAAGGTGACCACCAGCACTCGCGTCAGCGACCCGCAGTAG
- a CDS encoding DUF317 domain-containing protein: MTVAPAGPGFSTTVEALRPRQWQLGPGQPTLVMDQFSAEDFHLIVDDRADVHVSSKDGRFYLGWFPHGRPGTDGEGWKIAVTGTARVRGYHLSFDTETPADIVAAAVARVLETSRRL; the protein is encoded by the coding sequence GTGACCGTAGCCCCTGCGGGCCCCGGTTTCTCCACCACCGTCGAAGCCCTGCGACCGCGGCAGTGGCAGCTCGGCCCCGGTCAGCCGACTCTGGTCATGGACCAGTTCTCCGCCGAGGACTTCCACCTGATCGTCGATGACCGCGCGGACGTGCACGTCAGCTCCAAGGACGGCCGGTTCTACCTCGGCTGGTTCCCGCACGGCCGACCCGGCACGGACGGCGAGGGATGGAAGATCGCTGTCACCGGTACCGCCCGGGTCCGCGGCTACCACCTGTCGTTCGACACCGAGACGCCGGCCGACATCGTCGCCGCCGCCGTGGCGAGGGTGCTGGAGACCTCACGCCGCCTCTGA
- a CDS encoding SDR family NAD(P)-dependent oxidoreductase produces MARIFITGSTDGLGLMAAQLLSDQGHTVALHARNDARARDAQAALPDNAGVAVGDLSSITQTREIAGQVNDIGPFDAVIHNAGVGYYGRSRVETEDGLSDVFAVNVLAPYLLTALITPPERLVYLSSGMHHSGETELRDAQWTRRPWQGAQAYSESKFYVTTLAFAVARRWPTTLSNAVDPGWVPTKMGGNSATDDLQLAPVTQVWLAAGDDAAALVTGRYFHHQQSRRPHPATQSPQVQDRLLKYCADLTKVELPTAVSAD; encoded by the coding sequence GTGGCCCGCATCTTCATCACCGGTTCGACCGACGGCCTTGGCCTGATGGCCGCCCAACTCCTCTCCGACCAAGGCCACACCGTGGCACTCCACGCGCGCAACGACGCCAGGGCCCGCGACGCGCAGGCCGCGCTCCCCGACAACGCCGGTGTCGCCGTCGGTGACCTCTCCAGCATCACCCAGACCCGTGAAATCGCCGGTCAAGTCAATGACATCGGCCCCTTCGACGCCGTCATCCACAACGCCGGCGTCGGCTACTACGGACGCAGCCGCGTGGAGACCGAGGACGGCCTGTCCGACGTCTTCGCCGTAAACGTTCTCGCCCCCTACCTCCTCACCGCGCTGATCACACCGCCCGAGCGACTCGTCTACCTCAGCTCCGGCATGCACCACAGCGGCGAGACCGAGCTGCGTGATGCGCAGTGGACCCGGCGCCCGTGGCAGGGAGCCCAGGCGTACTCGGAGTCCAAGTTCTACGTCACCACCCTCGCCTTCGCCGTCGCGCGCCGGTGGCCCACCACGCTCTCCAACGCGGTCGACCCCGGCTGGGTCCCGACAAAGATGGGCGGGAACAGCGCCACCGACGACCTGCAGCTGGCTCCGGTGACTCAGGTGTGGCTGGCGGCTGGCGATGACGCGGCGGCGCTGGTCACGGGCCGCTACTTCCACCACCAACAGTCCCGCCGTCCGCACCCGGCGACGCAGTCGCCCCAAGTGCAGGACCGGCTGCTGAAGTACTGCGCCGACCTCACCAAGGTCGAGCTGCCGACAGCGGTCTCTGCCGACTGA
- a CDS encoding abortive infection family protein, with translation MTVTARRELVSPATRNAFRSLATDLTVRIVSELWEDHGFAPIPPDELKYQDSGQRRTEFMLYAEGVDWSDPNQVRRVLLVFEDFIRAYRNPDDQGTPKWLDDIRVRLERDGFTLDKEGRISWSNPPVLVRDLSTLSDASGITIELERIRRDLTTDPHGAIGAAKQLIEATAKTALGELNIEVDRNAALPALISTVQKALKLDAGSAPDGPDGSKAVKRILSGSVNIAVGVAELRNQGFGSGHGQASAPSGLGVRHARLTVNAAVTWCELILDTLSDPAAPWRKTKV, from the coding sequence ATGACCGTCACCGCACGGCGGGAGCTGGTGAGCCCGGCGACCCGCAACGCCTTCCGCTCTCTGGCCACGGACCTGACCGTCCGGATTGTCTCCGAACTGTGGGAGGACCACGGGTTCGCGCCCATCCCGCCAGATGAGCTGAAGTACCAGGACTCAGGCCAGCGGCGGACTGAATTCATGCTCTACGCGGAGGGTGTGGACTGGTCGGATCCGAACCAGGTTCGACGTGTACTCCTGGTCTTCGAGGACTTCATCCGCGCGTACCGGAACCCGGACGATCAGGGAACTCCTAAGTGGCTTGACGACATCAGGGTCCGCTTGGAGCGGGACGGCTTCACTCTCGATAAGGAGGGGAGGATCTCCTGGTCCAACCCGCCAGTGCTGGTCCGCGACCTCAGCACCCTGAGCGACGCCTCCGGCATCACGATCGAGTTGGAGCGCATTCGGAGGGACCTGACCACCGATCCCCATGGGGCCATCGGCGCGGCCAAGCAGCTCATCGAGGCAACGGCGAAGACCGCCCTTGGGGAGCTGAACATCGAGGTCGACCGGAACGCCGCGCTCCCGGCCCTGATCAGCACGGTCCAGAAGGCGCTGAAGCTCGACGCTGGCTCGGCTCCTGATGGGCCGGACGGCAGCAAGGCCGTGAAGAGAATCCTTTCGGGCTCGGTGAACATCGCAGTCGGCGTCGCCGAACTGCGCAACCAGGGCTTCGGCAGCGGTCACGGTCAGGCGAGCGCACCGTCTGGGCTTGGAGTGCGTCATGCCCGCCTGACGGTCAATGCTGCCGTGACCTGGTGCGAGCTGATCCTCGACACGCTCTCGGACCCCGCCGCGCCGTGGCGCAAGACAAAGGTCTGA
- a CDS encoding SDR family oxidoreductase yields the protein MSKVFFITGAGRGLGVDIARQALENGHQVVATGRRPDTVLKALGGEHDNLLVAALDLTDPTTADAAVTAAVDRFGRIDVLVNNAANFYAGYFEVVSDQQMRQQIETNVFGPMNVTRAVLPVMRKQRAGHIMTISSLAGLVGQEFTAAYTTSKFAVEGWMEALHLDVAPFGIRTTTVEPGFFRTELLVEASTTWPELTVDDYAENTAAQIAGWKTMNGQQAGDPAKLAEVLLKITGQAEPPVRFVAGADAIASIEAHATELLAQVDASRALGMDLAHDDGPA from the coding sequence ATGAGCAAGGTCTTCTTCATCACCGGCGCAGGCCGCGGCCTGGGCGTCGACATCGCCCGCCAGGCGCTGGAAAACGGGCACCAGGTGGTGGCCACCGGCCGCCGCCCCGACACCGTCCTCAAGGCGCTGGGCGGCGAGCACGACAACCTCCTGGTCGCCGCCCTGGACCTCACCGACCCCACCACCGCCGACGCGGCGGTCACCGCGGCTGTCGACCGGTTCGGGCGGATCGACGTCCTGGTGAACAACGCGGCGAACTTCTACGCCGGCTACTTCGAGGTCGTATCCGACCAGCAGATGCGCCAGCAGATCGAGACCAACGTGTTCGGGCCGATGAACGTCACCCGAGCCGTGCTGCCCGTCATGCGCAAGCAGCGCGCCGGGCACATCATGACGATCTCGTCGCTGGCCGGCCTGGTCGGCCAGGAGTTCACCGCCGCCTATACGACGTCGAAGTTCGCCGTGGAGGGCTGGATGGAGGCCCTGCACCTGGACGTGGCGCCGTTCGGGATCCGCACCACGACGGTGGAGCCGGGGTTCTTCCGCACCGAGCTGCTCGTGGAAGCCTCCACCACCTGGCCGGAGCTGACGGTCGATGACTACGCCGAGAACACCGCGGCGCAGATCGCGGGCTGGAAGACGATGAACGGCCAGCAGGCCGGTGACCCGGCCAAGCTCGCCGAGGTACTGCTGAAGATCACCGGCCAGGCGGAGCCGCCGGTACGGTTCGTGGCCGGTGCCGACGCCATCGCCTCGATCGAGGCCCACGCCACGGAACTGCTCGCCCAGGTGGACGCCTCGCGCGCCCTGGGAATGGACCTTGCCCACGACGACGGCCCGGCCTGA